From the Planctomycetota bacterium genome, one window contains:
- a CDS encoding sensor histidine kinase KdpD: MAESRPDPERLLAQAQREESRAGRGRLKIFLGMAPGVGKTYAMLSAAHRMAAEGHDVVIGVAETHGRTETEQMLLGLDIIPQRQLEYRGVKLRELDLDAALSRKPEILIVDELAHTNAPGSRFEKRWQDVQELLDAGIHVFSTLNIQHVETLNDVVAQITGVKVHETVPDSVVELADEIELVDLPPDALIERLKAGKVYVPESVGHAIESFFRRSNLAALRELALRHAAEWVERRMHEYKSEQGVRVVWPAVDRIMVCVSPAPSSADMVRAAKRMAAGLRADLIAAYIETPRTARLRHADRERVLETLRLAESLGAETTILNSPARHRDAASELVAYARTRNVTQIVLGKTGRSRLRTALFGSFMDEVIRRSGEMHVHVIRGDADKDVPERLLRRRGAHSGGVPVAAWGEGGIRWMQHVGALAIVAAATAIAMVVDRPPDLSEVSMIYVVGVLMIAWRFGRRPSVVAAVASALAFNYFFTEPRYSFLISDPKYVITFVTLLITGLLVGSLASRMRDQAENSRQRERRTSLLYSMSRELMGTADRQHAGQISAKHLSDTFDADVAIIGRFSGDAAHFDLLATQGLPDWLNDRERGVARWSYDHGQVAGLGTTSLPGAAGRYLPLTTHEGKFGVLALRPRDPAALTATPQLLLLEAFADQIAVALERVTLRDAQQRAEVDAERERLRSALLSSVSHDLRTPLAGIAGSASTLLADDLALDPRLRRELTQGIVDEAQRLNDLIGNLMFATRLESGIEIRKEWTTIEEIVGTGLARHREALARRPFKTVIPRDLPMIRGDPAMLSQVLFNLVDNALRYTDDGTPIEISAWRTDNTVIVSVADQGSGLEPAEFGKVFERLYRGRAARQGSRGGMGLGLTIAEGIVKIHGGRIWVEPNKPHGAVFLVALPVELPQPNVPRDFEGAAAPASDAALSDAEIASRQIPNP, encoded by the coding sequence ATGGCTGAATCCCGCCCCGATCCCGAACGACTGCTGGCCCAGGCCCAGCGCGAAGAGTCGCGGGCCGGGCGCGGCCGATTGAAAATTTTCCTGGGCATGGCCCCGGGCGTGGGCAAGACCTACGCCATGCTGTCGGCGGCGCATCGCATGGCCGCGGAAGGCCACGACGTCGTCATCGGCGTGGCGGAGACCCACGGCCGCACCGAGACCGAGCAGATGCTGCTTGGCCTGGACATTATTCCGCAGCGCCAGCTGGAGTATCGGGGCGTGAAACTGCGCGAGCTGGACCTGGACGCGGCGCTCTCGCGCAAGCCTGAGATTCTCATCGTGGACGAACTGGCCCACACCAATGCTCCGGGCAGCCGCTTCGAGAAACGCTGGCAGGACGTGCAGGAACTGCTCGACGCCGGCATCCACGTCTTCAGCACGTTGAACATCCAGCATGTGGAAACGCTCAACGACGTGGTGGCCCAGATCACCGGCGTCAAGGTGCACGAGACGGTTCCGGATTCGGTGGTGGAGCTGGCTGACGAAATCGAACTGGTGGATCTGCCGCCGGACGCGTTGATTGAGCGGCTGAAGGCCGGCAAGGTGTACGTGCCGGAGAGCGTCGGCCATGCGATCGAGTCCTTCTTCCGCCGCAGCAACCTGGCGGCGCTGCGCGAACTGGCCTTGCGCCACGCCGCCGAATGGGTCGAGCGCCGCATGCACGAGTACAAGAGCGAGCAGGGGGTGCGCGTCGTGTGGCCGGCGGTGGATCGCATCATGGTGTGCGTGAGCCCGGCGCCCAGCTCCGCCGACATGGTCCGCGCCGCCAAGCGGATGGCCGCCGGGTTGCGCGCCGACCTGATCGCGGCCTACATCGAGACGCCGCGCACGGCGCGGCTGCGCCACGCCGACCGCGAGCGCGTGCTCGAGACGCTGCGGCTGGCGGAGAGCCTTGGCGCCGAGACCACGATTCTGAATTCCCCGGCGCGGCATCGCGACGCCGCCAGCGAACTGGTTGCCTACGCGCGAACCCGAAATGTCACCCAGATCGTGCTGGGCAAGACCGGGCGCTCGCGGCTGCGGACGGCGTTGTTTGGAAGTTTCATGGACGAAGTCATCCGCCGCAGCGGCGAGATGCACGTGCACGTGATCCGCGGCGACGCAGACAAGGACGTGCCCGAGCGCCTGCTGCGCCGACGTGGAGCGCACTCGGGCGGCGTCCCGGTCGCTGCGTGGGGCGAGGGGGGAATCCGCTGGATGCAGCACGTGGGCGCCCTGGCGATCGTCGCCGCGGCGACCGCCATCGCCATGGTCGTCGACCGTCCGCCCGACCTCTCCGAGGTGTCGATGATCTATGTGGTCGGCGTGCTGATGATTGCGTGGCGATTCGGCCGCCGGCCCTCGGTGGTGGCCGCGGTGGCCAGCGCGCTGGCGTTCAATTATTTCTTTACCGAGCCGCGTTACTCGTTTCTGATCAGCGATCCCAAATACGTGATCACGTTCGTCACCCTGCTGATCACCGGACTGCTGGTCGGATCGCTGGCTTCACGGATGCGCGATCAGGCGGAAAATTCCCGTCAGCGCGAGCGCCGAACTTCGCTGCTCTACTCGATGTCGCGGGAGTTGATGGGCACCGCCGATCGCCAGCACGCCGGCCAGATCTCCGCCAAGCATCTCAGTGACACCTTCGACGCGGATGTCGCCATCATCGGCCGCTTCAGCGGCGACGCGGCGCACTTCGACCTTCTGGCCACGCAGGGGCTGCCGGACTGGCTCAACGACCGCGAGCGCGGGGTGGCGCGGTGGAGCTACGACCACGGGCAGGTGGCGGGCCTGGGCACGACGTCGCTTCCCGGCGCGGCGGGACGCTACCTGCCGCTGACCACCCATGAGGGCAAATTCGGAGTGCTGGCTTTGCGGCCCCGCGACCCGGCGGCCCTCACCGCGACGCCGCAGCTTCTCCTTCTGGAAGCGTTCGCCGACCAGATCGCCGTCGCCCTGGAGCGGGTCACCCTGCGCGACGCCCAGCAACGCGCCGAGGTCGACGCCGAGCGCGAGCGACTCCGCAGCGCGCTGCTTTCGTCGGTGTCCCATGATTTGCGCACGCCGCTGGCCGGCATCGCCGGGTCGGCCAGCACGCTGCTGGCCGACGATCTCGCCCTGGACCCTCGCCTGCGCCGCGAGTTGACTCAGGGCATTGTCGACGAGGCGCAGCGGCTGAACGACCTGATCGGCAACCTGATGTTCGCCACGCGCTTGGAAAGCGGCATCGAGATCCGGAAGGAGTGGACCACCATCGAGGAGATCGTCGGCACCGGACTGGCCCGCCACCGCGAGGCCCTGGCCCGGCGCCCGTTCAAGACCGTGATTCCCCGGGACCTTCCCATGATTCGCGGCGATCCCGCGATGCTGTCGCAGGTCCTGTTCAACCTCGTCGACAATGCGCTGCGCTACACCGACGATGGAACACCGATCGAGATTTCCGCGTGGCGCACCGACAATACGGTCATTGTCAGCGTTGCCGACCAGGGCTCGGGCCTGGAGCCTGCGGAATTCGGCAAGGTGTTCGAGCGGCTCTACCGCGGCCGGGCCGCCCGCCAGGGGTCGCGCGGCGGCATGGGTCTGGGGCTGACGATTGCCGAGGGAATTGTCAAGATCCACGGCGGGCGCATCTGGGTCGAGCCCAACAAGCCGCACGGAGCGGTCTTCCTGGTCGCGCTGCCCGTGGAGCTGCCGCAGCCCAATGTCCCGCGCGACTTCGAGGGCGCCGCCGCGCCGGCCAGTGATGCCGCGCTCTCCGATGCGGAAATTGCCTCCCGGCAGATTCCCAACCCATGA
- the kdpC gene encoding potassium-transporting ATPase subunit KdpC, whose amino-acid sequence MIVVLRPALVLFVLLSVLTGIIYPLAITGVAQAVFPHQANGSLIRRGDVVVGSELIGQDFSGDPRYFWGRPSATSPVADTAYNADKSTGSSGSNLGPTNPALIDAVKSRIDALHAADAAVGCQRATAGGVPVDLITSSGSGLDPHISPAAAEYQVPRVARARKLSEDALRELLRRHTQPRQLGVLGESVVNVLDLNLALDQMKQTEPIR is encoded by the coding sequence ATGATCGTCGTACTTCGCCCCGCCCTGGTTCTCTTTGTCCTGTTGAGCGTCCTGACCGGCATCATCTATCCGTTGGCGATCACCGGCGTCGCGCAGGCGGTGTTCCCGCATCAGGCCAATGGGTCCCTCATCCGGCGCGGGGACGTGGTGGTGGGCTCCGAGCTGATTGGCCAGGATTTCAGCGGCGATCCCCGGTACTTCTGGGGCCGCCCGTCGGCGACGAGTCCAGTGGCCGACACGGCCTACAACGCCGACAAATCAACCGGTTCCAGCGGCAGCAATCTTGGGCCAACCAACCCGGCGCTGATCGACGCGGTGAAGTCGCGCATCGACGCGCTGCATGCGGCGGACGCGGCGGTGGGTTGCCAGCGCGCCACGGCAGGCGGGGTTCCCGTCGACCTGATCACTTCCTCGGGCAGCGGGCTCGATCCGCACATCTCGCCGGCCGCCGCCGAGTACCAGGTTCCGCGCGTGGCGCGGGCACGCAAGCTTTCCGAGGACGCGTTGCGCGAGCTGCTGCGCCGTCACACGCAACCGCGGCAGCTCGGCGTGCTTGGCGAGTCCGTGGTGAACGTGCTGGACCTCAATCTCGCTCTCGATCAGATGAAGCAAACTGAACCGATACGATGA
- the kdpB gene encoding potassium-transporting ATPase subunit KdpB → MFHWPLVRQAIIDALLKLDPRTQVRNPVMFVVWVVSIMTTLLGIQAVVGRGEAPAAFIFWISIWLWFTVLFANFAEAMAEGRGKAQAAALRRTRRDVMAKKLAASRRDAEQSLVSGALLHKGDVVLVEAGDIIPGDGEVIEGVASVNESAITGESAPVIREAGGDRSSVTGGTTVLSDWLIVRIAADPGETFLDRMIALIEGAKRQKTPNEIALDILLAKLTIIFLLACVTLLPYSIYAVQTAGSGAPVTVTVLVALLVCLIPTTIGGLLSSIRIAGMDRLVQANVIATSGRAVEAAGDVDVLLLDKTGTITLGNRQASALFAAEGVSEDTLADAAQLASLSDETPEGRSIVVLAKQKYGLRERDIHKLGATFTPFSATTRMSGVNLNGRQIRKGAADAIQAHVTRLGGEFPPLIGRCVDEISRRGSTPLVVSDGAKALGVIELKDIVKGGIKERFAELRRMGIKTVMITGDNPVTAAAIAAEAGVDDFLAQATPENKLKLIREYQKGGRLVAMTGDGTNDAPALAQADVAVAMNTGTQAAKEAGNMVDLDSNPTKLIEIVQIGKQLLMTRGALTTFSIANDVAKYFAIIPVAFAATYPQLAALNIMGLNPASAILSAVIFNALIIVALIPLALRGVKYKAVAASLLLRNNLLIYGLGGLVVPFVGIKVIDLIVSLFVGGGPA, encoded by the coding sequence ATGTTTCACTGGCCGCTGGTGCGGCAGGCCATCATCGACGCGCTGCTGAAGCTTGATCCGCGGACGCAGGTCCGCAACCCGGTCATGTTCGTCGTCTGGGTGGTGAGCATCATGACCACGTTGCTGGGAATCCAGGCGGTGGTGGGGCGCGGCGAAGCGCCGGCGGCGTTCATCTTCTGGATCTCGATCTGGCTCTGGTTCACGGTGTTGTTCGCCAACTTCGCCGAAGCCATGGCGGAGGGCCGCGGCAAGGCCCAGGCGGCGGCGCTGCGGCGCACCCGCCGCGATGTCATGGCCAAGAAGCTGGCCGCGTCACGGCGCGATGCGGAGCAATCACTCGTTTCCGGCGCGCTGCTGCACAAGGGCGATGTCGTCCTGGTGGAAGCCGGCGACATCATTCCGGGCGACGGCGAGGTCATCGAGGGCGTGGCTTCCGTGAACGAATCGGCGATCACCGGCGAGTCGGCGCCGGTCATTCGCGAGGCCGGAGGTGACCGCTCGAGCGTCACCGGCGGAACCACGGTGCTGTCGGACTGGCTCATCGTGCGCATCGCGGCCGATCCCGGCGAAACGTTTCTGGACCGCATGATCGCGCTGATCGAGGGGGCCAAGCGCCAGAAGACTCCCAATGAAATCGCTCTGGACATTCTGCTGGCCAAGCTGACGATCATTTTCCTGCTGGCCTGCGTCACGCTGCTGCCCTACTCGATCTACGCGGTGCAAACCGCCGGAAGCGGGGCTCCCGTCACGGTCACCGTGCTGGTGGCGCTGCTGGTCTGCCTGATTCCGACGACCATCGGCGGACTGCTCTCCTCGATCCGCATCGCCGGCATGGACCGCCTGGTGCAGGCCAATGTCATCGCCACCAGCGGCCGCGCGGTCGAGGCGGCGGGCGACGTGGATGTGCTGCTGCTGGACAAGACCGGCACCATCACGCTGGGCAACCGCCAGGCCAGCGCGCTGTTCGCCGCCGAAGGCGTCAGCGAGGACACGCTCGCCGACGCCGCACAGCTGGCGTCGCTCTCGGATGAAACGCCGGAAGGTCGCAGCATCGTGGTGCTGGCCAAGCAGAAGTATGGGCTGCGCGAGCGCGACATTCACAAGCTCGGAGCCACCTTCACACCGTTCTCGGCCACCACCCGCATGAGCGGCGTGAATCTCAACGGCCGCCAGATCCGCAAGGGCGCCGCCGACGCGATCCAGGCGCATGTCACGCGCCTAGGCGGGGAGTTTCCCCCTCTCATCGGCCGGTGCGTCGATGAAATCTCCCGCCGCGGCAGCACGCCGCTGGTGGTCTCCGACGGCGCCAAGGCGCTGGGCGTCATCGAACTGAAGGACATCGTCAAGGGCGGCATCAAGGAGCGCTTCGCCGAGCTGCGCCGCATGGGCATCAAGACGGTCATGATCACCGGCGACAATCCGGTCACCGCCGCCGCCATCGCGGCCGAGGCCGGGGTGGACGATTTTCTGGCCCAGGCGACCCCGGAAAACAAGCTCAAGCTCATTCGCGAGTATCAGAAGGGCGGTCGCCTGGTGGCCATGACCGGCGACGGCACCAACGACGCGCCGGCGCTGGCCCAGGCCGACGTCGCGGTGGCCATGAACACCGGCACGCAGGCGGCCAAGGAGGCCGGCAACATGGTCGACCTGGATTCCAATCCGACCAAGCTGATCGAGATCGTGCAGATCGGCAAGCAGCTGCTGATGACGCGCGGCGCGCTGACCACCTTCAGCATCGCCAACGACGTGGCCAAGTATTTCGCCATCATTCCGGTGGCCTTCGCCGCGACCTATCCGCAACTGGCGGCGCTGAACATCATGGGGCTCAATCCCGCCTCGGCGATCCTCTCCGCGGTCATCTTCAACGCGCTGATCATTGTGGCCCTGATTCCGCTGGCCCTGCGCGGGGTGAAGTACAAGGCCGTCGCGGCTTCGCTGCTGCTGCGCAACAATCTGCTCATCTATGGATTGGGCGGGCTTGTGGTTCCCTTTGTCGGCATCAAGGTGATCGACTTGATCGTGTCCCTGTTCGTCGGAGGAGGCCCAGCATGA